The following is a genomic window from candidate division WOR-3 bacterium.
TTCTGTTTATGATTGGACGATTCCCGAGACCACTTCTTATGAGTGTTTGATCAGAATCACCGTATACGACGTCGCCGGGCTTTCGACCTTTGATGAAAGCGACAGTCTCTTCACGATCGGTGAACTCGGTGTTGAAGAGTTGATCGGGATTCCTCAGGTCTTCGATTTTATCCTGCTCAATTCCAATCCGTACAGCGGTCAGTTACGAATGAGATTGCAGGTTCCTGAACCGATGTCGGTCAAAGTTGCGGTTTACGATGTTGAGGGTCGTTTTGTCGAAGATGTCGTCAATGGCCGGCTGGCACCCGGTTATCATACAATCTCCTGGAATGATGATGATATACCGTCGGGAATCTATTTCTTGTTCATTAAGACGGAAGAGATCGAAAAGACCGAGAAGATTATAAAGCTGAAATAGGTAAAGATTCAGAAAGTTTTCAGGCCTTTTGCGACAGCAGGGTTTTTATCTCTCTGTATATGTCGGGCTTGGGATGAGGATAGTACCAGGTATAAAAAAGATTGTTGTGGTATAAGGGGTCGACGTTTTTTTCAAAACCTGTTTTTTCAAATTCCCGGGTATGAGGGATGGGTGAGAATTCACAGAGGTGGGGATGCACTTTCAGACTGTGACATAATTTAATCGAATCGATTATTTCCTGATGTTCTTGTTCGGGCATACCATATAAGATATACGTGTGGATCTGCTCCGGAGCGAAACCTGTTTTTTTTAATACCTCGACCGCATCGAGAAATTCTTTAGTGTTGACCTTGCCGCCGGTCTGCTTCTGCACTTCAGGATTGGTCGTTTCCAGACTGAGATAGATTGTTTTGAAGTTCGCCCGGTACATCAATCGGGCGATTTCTTTATCAATGAATCTGCAGTGGAGTCCGTTAGAAGCGTGAAGATTAAAGGTGTACTTCTTTTGGATTATCTTTTCCAGGATGGCGGGGAAGTGTTCGTTGTATAGAAGGGCGTCGTCGAAGAAAGCGATATTATTCGTCTTGCCGTTAAAGTAGTCAAGCTGGGCGATGATGAGTTCTTCCGGCAGTGTTTTGAATTTTTTGCAGAGAATCTTCGTCGCACA
Proteins encoded in this region:
- a CDS encoding radical SAM protein → MRALLINPWVYDFKAFDFWNKPLGLLMIAALLKKNGFELDFIDCMDRLSPYYTTRTKTDPYGRGKYLYEIVTKPKIFKEVPRHYKRYGMPHGSFIELLNSLSTPDMIFVTSAMTYWYPGVFEAIRLLKRRFPKTKIILGGIYATLCEKHAKRFSGADIIVTGDGEEKLAELLRKAGIDSSIGSHPAPVIPDFSIYKRLNYGVVLTSRGCPFDCTYCATKILCKKFKTLPEELIIAQLDYFNGKTNNIAFFDDALLYNEHFPAILEKIIQKKYTFNLHASNGLHCRFIDKEIARLMYRANFKTIYLSLETTNPEVQKQTGGKVNTKEFLDAVEVLKKTGFAPEQIHTYILYGMPEQEHQEIIDSIKLCHSLKVHPHLCEFSPIPHTREFEKTGFEKNVDPLYHNNLFYTWYYPHPKPDIYREIKTLLSQKA